GCACTACGCCAAAGACCCGATCCTCTGCGTCGCGCAGTGCCTGATCAGCCTGCAGCAACTGGTCGCTCGCAACTCGAGCCCTTTCGACAACATTGTCTGCTCCATGACGATGATCAAGGGCGGCACCGCGAACAACGTCATCCCGCGCGATGCGCAGTTCCAGGGAACCATCCGCACGCTCACGCCCGAAGCGCGTGCGGTCGCCAAGAAGCGGTTTTTCGAGATCGTGAACGGTGTCGCTGCGGCGCACGATTGCAAAGCCCAAATCGACTGGCACGAGGGCTACCCGGTCACGTACAACGATCCCGCACTGACCGAGAAGTGGTTCGCCACCGCGACGCGAACACTCGGCGAGAAAGGGGTGCACCGAATCCCCGAGCCGACCATGGGCGGCGAGGATTTTTCGTACTACGCACAGAAGATCCCGTCGGTCTTTTTCATGCTCGGCCTGCAGCGCCCGGGCGACAAGAACCCCGCGACGCTGCACCAGCCCGAGTTTGATTTCAACGACGATGCGATCGCAACCGGCGTCGAGATGTTCGTGGCGCTCGCGACCGAGGAGTAGACTCGACCAGCCTCCAGCCAAGGAGCACCGTTTGCCCGCGTGCACGCTCATCAAGCAGGTCAACGCTCCGCCCGAGCGCGTCTTCGCGTTTCTCGCCGACATGAACAACTGGGAGAGAGCGATCTCTGCGATCAAAGAGATCGAGGTGCTGACGCCCGGCCCCGTCGGTAAGGGCACCCGCTTCAAAGAAACCCGGGTGATGTTCGGCAAAGAAGCAACCGAGACGATGGAGATCACCGCGTGGGACCCGCCCCGGAGTCACGCGATCGAAGCCGATTCCTGCGGCGCACGATTCATCTCGACAATCTCGATCGAGCCGACCGGCGCCGGATCCACGATCCGCATGCACACCCGGACCGTGGCGCAGACTTTCTTCGCGAAGCTCTTCGCCCCTTTGGGGTACCTCATGATGGGCATGATGAAAAAGGCGATGCAGAAAGATCTCGACGATCTTGCGAAGGCCATTGAAACAAACAAGTAGCCGCGAGCAGGACTCCGCCGATGCAGACCAGCCCGAGTTTGACTTCAACAAGGCTGCGCTCGCGACCTGGCTGCTCGAGGAGCCTGCGACCGAAGAGGAAAGGCGGCACGGGGTGACGCCGGACCAGCTCCAGCGCGAACTTGAGCAGGCGGCGCGCCAGCATCAGGCGGGCAATCTCGACATCGCCATGGCCGGATATCAGCGTGTCCTCGGGGCTCAACCGAACAATGCCGATGCGCTTCATCTTGCCGGGATGATCGATCTTGCCCGCGGGCGAATTCAGAACGCGATTGCGCGGATGGAATCGGCGCTCGCCGCGGCGGGCCCATCCGCCTTTCCCCACTACTTCTCGAATCTGGGCAACGCGCTCCGCGAAGCCGGGCGGTACGAGGAGTCCGAGGGACGCTACCGCGAAGCGATCTCCAAGGGGGGCGGGTCTGCCGACGTCTGGAACAACCTGGGCATCACTCTGCTGAAGCGCGAGCGGTTTTCGGATGCGGTCGTCGCGTTCGCGGAGTCGGTACAGCTTCGGCCGCAGCATGCCGGGGGGCTCTCAAATCTGGCGACGGCACTCGCGAAAGTCGGCGCCTGGCCGGAAGCACTCCGGTACGCGGATGCCGCGCTCGCGCTGGCGCCGGCTTTGCGACCCGCGCTCTCGACCCGTGCCGCGGCGCTGCGCGCGACGGCCCGCTTGGATGAGGCTGTTCAAGCCGCATCGCAGATCGCGGAGCAGTATCCCGCTGAGAGCGAAGCGCACGCGGAACTCGGTGTCGCGCTGGCCATGGCGGGGCGGCACGAACAAGCGGTCGACGCGTTTCGGCGGGCGCTCACGCACGCCCCAGATTCGGCCCCGGCACATCAGAATCTGGGCGCATCTCTCCTTCGTTGCAACAGGTTTGAGCAGGCCGAAGCGGAGCTGCGCCGCTCCACGGAACTCGATCCGACAAACGCGGCCGCTTTCCGGAATCTTTCGGTCGCGCTCGTGAATCTCGTGCGGCTTGACGAAGCGATGCTCGCGGCAAGGGAGGCGGTGCGGATCGCCCCCGACGATGCGCTCAACCACGCCGGGCTGGGTGCCGCGGAACTCATCCGCGACCGATTGGCTGAAGCCGAGCATGCCTACCGACGCGCACTCGAACTCGACCCGACGCTCGCCGACGCCTGGAACGGCCTGGGCGTCGCACACGAGAAGTCCGGCGATGATGCCGAAGCACTGCGGTGCTACACGCGAGCCACCGAGCTCGAGCCCGACAACGCTCACTCGCACGTCAATCGCGCGATCATGCTCCTGCTTCGGGGCGAGATGCCCGAGGGCTGGCGCGAATACGAGTGGAGGCTGACCTGGGCCGAGCGCAACGGAGGCGGTCGCAAGGGTGATGCGCCCCGCTGGAAGGTGGGCGAGCACCTGCCCGACGGAACATTGCCTCGGGTCCTGATCTTTTGCGAGCAGGGACTCGGTGACGCTGTGCAGTTCGCGCGATTCCTGCCGATGGTGAAGAAAGCGGCTTCGCGGGTAATCGTGCAGTGCAACGCCATCACCGCGCCGCTTCTTCGCACCGCGCCGGGCATCGACGAAGTCGTCCTGTTCGATGAGGCGCTTCCTCCGCACGATCGCTCGCTCGCGCTAATGAGCCTTCCGGCGGAACTCGGCACGACGATCGGGACGATTCCGAATCGCGTTCCGTACTTCGTCGTTTCCGCGCACAAGAAGCAAGAATGGCGATCCCGCCTTCGCGAATCCTCCGGCGCTCTCAAAGTCGCTCTCGCGTGGTCGGGTTCTCCGAAGAATCAGAACGACGCCAACCGCTCGATTCCGCTTTCTCGGCTCGCGCCGCTATCTCTTGTTCCGAACACGCGCTTCTACGCCGTTCTCAAGGGCTCCGCGACGAGCCAGATCCCGGAGGTTCTGCCGTGGCAAGTCACCGATCTTTCGCCGTTCCTGCATGATCTCTCCGACACGGCGGGCGCGCTCGATGAGATGGATTTGCTCATCTCCGTCGATACATCGGTCGCGCACCTGGGCGGAGCGCTCGCCAAGCCGGTCTGGCTTCTCGCGTTCTACCCGCCGGATTTCCGCTGGCTCAAAGACCGTGCGGACTCTCCCTGGTACCCCACGATGAGGATTTATCGTCAGCGGGCGCGCTGGGAGTGGGACCCGATCATCGAGCGGGTCGCGCGCGATCTCGAAGCATTGGTCCGCGCGCGGAAGACCTGATTCACGCGGCGGATTCGCCCAGCCGGCGCACGCGCTCCATCCACTGCTCCCGTTTCTTCGGCGTCGAACGCCTCACCTGGTCGAACACGGTCTGGCGCACGGGCCGCACGCCGCTGAATTTCAGGATCGGCGCCGCCATGGTGTGGCGCGAGGTCGCGCCGTTCACGATCGTGTCCCACCACCAGGGCGCGTCCATCGTCACGATGAGCCGCGCCGTGCGCCCGGCGAGCAGACGATCCCAGAAGACCGAGTTTTTTCGATAGCGGAACGCGAACTCCGGAAGAAACGTTCGGTCGATAAACCCCTTCATCAGCGCCGGCATCGAGCCCCACCACGTCGGGTAGACGAATACCAGATGATCGGCCCAGCGCATCGCCTCCTGCGCCGCCAGCAGATCCGCTTCTAGTTCGAGCCGCTTGTGATAGCCATGACGCAGATTCGGATCGAACGTCATCGCGCCAACGGACATCACGCGGCATGCATGTCCGGAGGCCTTCGCGCCTGAAGCGTATTGCTCGGTGAACTGGGCGCAAAGACTTCCTTCGACCGGATTGCCGCAGAAAACGAAGATGTTTCGAGGCATGCCGGAGCGTAGCGAGCAGCGCCGCCCCGATTACGGCTCGCAACCGGCGCTCTGACCGACCCGAAAAACGTGCCCGTCCGGATGCTGCAAATGGAATTCGCGCATGCCCCAGGGTTGATTCGTCGGAGGCATCAGGACTTTGAAACCTTCCTTGACGCACAACTCATGGATCTCGTTCACACCTTCCACGAAGATGCTCATCCACACGCCGACGGAAGTCGCTTCGTAATCCGTCGCGGTCGGCATGCCGCGCCCGCCCTGACCATCGCGGCAAAGAAAGATTTCGCACTCGCCCGCGCCGACGGCCGCAAACCCCGGCACGCCGATTCTCCCCGATTGCTGCAAAACCGGGAATCGGTGATCGTTCTCCATCATCTGGACGCTGTCGTACCACGCCCAGAGCTTGCGCCAGCCCCACTTTTCGAACCAGGCGATACTGGCAACGACGTCTCTGACGTTGAGGATGGGGGTGAGATGAGAAACCTTCATGCGCGCAGACTAGCACACGCAACAAACTTGCTTCCGATTTCGTGCTGTGCTGTGCGTTCACGCCGCGCTGACCGCGCCGCGCGCGGGAGCAGAAGCGCTCGCGGGTTCCGCGTCGCTGAACTTCTGCACCTCGGGCGGAGGCAAGTGCCACACGGCCTTTTTGTGCTGCCCCTCGGCGAGATACCACTTCACCATGCGGTCGATGCCGCCGTCGGGCCCGGCGAGCGGCACCTTCGGGCGATACCCCGCATCGAGGATCTTCTGCGCCTCGAACTTGGTCTGCATCGCGAACAGCTTCTTGATCCGCGCGCTGCTCACCGGCAGGTTCTTGCCCGTCAGTTTGATCACGATGTCGAACGGCAGCGCGAGCAGGCACGCGAGCCCGAGCGGAATCCGGAACTTCGGCGGATTCTTTCCGAGCGACCGGTACACCTGCTCGCTGATCTCGCGGCTCTTGAGGTCGGGCTTGTCAACGAAGTGATACACGCCCCACGGCTCGCGCTCTTCGCGCATCCACAGGAAGATTGTCGCATCGACGATGTTCTCGACGTACGAAAGACTCTTGATGTTGCTGCCGTCGCCCACGAGCACAAACTTGCCGCTGTTCACCTGGCGGATCAGCGAATACATGTTCGCGTAGTTGCGCGGGCCGAATGTCACCGTCGGTCGGATGATGAGAGCTCGCCTTCCGTCGCCCTTCTTCACCCACGGTTCGTACACGCGCTCCGCCGCGAGCTTGCTCTTTCCATAATTCGATTCGGGCTGCTTGGGCGCGTCCTCCGTGTGAGGCTCGGGCGCGCTCCCAAAGACCGCGACCGTCGAGTAGAACCCGACATCGCGAATTCCTTCCTTGTCCATCGATTCACAGAGCACTCTCGCGCCGGTCTCGTTCACATCGAAGAACGTGCGCTCATCGATGCCGAAATCGTGGTGCGCCGCGGCAAGGTTCAGAACCCGATCGCACCCCCGAATAGCCCGCTGCACGATCTGCGGATCACGGATGTCGCCGTGAAAAAAGGGTGAGCGTCCGATATCCCATTCCGGCTTGACAAGATCCAAGATGACCACTTCGTGGCCCTTGGGGGTCAATTGCTCGTGAAAATAGCGGCCGATGAAACCCGAACCGCCGGGAATGCAGATCCGCACGACGCCGTCTCCATGTCCCCCCAAGCCCGACGCCCAGAACCGACGCCAAGACCCGACCCCAAATCCGCTCCCCCCACCCGATTTCGATCCCACATTCCCAATCGAAAACACCCCCACGCGGAGCCAACGGCTGCGTGGACCCGACTATAGCATCGGCCGGGCGCCGCCCATCGTTGATTGAACGTTCGAGGTCCGCGGCGAGTTCTTCCGGCCCCGCGCGGAATTGCCGACTTTATTCGCTGCCTTCGGGCCTCGCGCGCCGACCGATCGCCCGAAGCGGCTCTCCCCCAAACATGGTCCAAGACGCAAGCGATTCCCGCGCTGTCGCGCGAGCGCCCAGGATCGCCCCCGCGCCGACGGTCACTCCCGGAAGAACCATCGCGTCCGCCGCGACCCAGCCATCGTCCTCGATGCGGATTTCGCCGCGGCACCCTCGTCCCGGATTCTCCCGCGCGTCCGCGATCGCGCTCAACACTTTCGCGTGCTGGCTCACCGTGCAGAAATCTCCGATCGCGACACGCTCGCTCGAATCGACGAACGCGAGATCACCGATCGCGCTCTCACGCCCCATTTCGAGATTCCACGGATGCGTGATGATGCAGCTCGGGCGCACGCGGCTCGTCGAAGTCAGTTTCGCGCCGAACGCGCGAAGGATCGCGCGCCGAACGCCGTACCAGTTGTGAAAACTCAGCGCAAACAACCGGCGGCCGATCGTCCTCCACGTAAATGTTCGCAGCGCGTCGCTCATCAGAGTTCAGTACAGAGGCACAGAGGCGCAGAGAGAATC
The DNA window shown above is from Phycisphaeraceae bacterium and carries:
- a CDS encoding bleomycin resistance family protein; its protein translation is MKVSHLTPILNVRDVVASIAWFEKWGWRKLWAWYDSVQMMENDHRFPVLQQSGRIGVPGFAAVGAGECEIFLCRDGQGGRGMPTATDYEATSVGVWMSIFVEGVNEIHELCVKEGFKVLMPPTNQPWGMREFHLQHPDGHVFRVGQSAGCEP
- a CDS encoding SRPBCC family protein — translated: MPACTLIKQVNAPPERVFAFLADMNNWERAISAIKEIEVLTPGPVGKGTRFKETRVMFGKEATETMEITAWDPPRSHAIEADSCGARFISTISIEPTGAGSTIRMHTRTVAQTFFAKLFAPLGYLMMGMMKKAMQKDLDDLAKAIETNK
- a CDS encoding NAD(P)-dependent oxidoreductase, giving the protein MRICIPGGSGFIGRYFHEQLTPKGHEVVILDLVKPEWDIGRSPFFHGDIRDPQIVQRAIRGCDRVLNLAAAHHDFGIDERTFFDVNETGARVLCESMDKEGIRDVGFYSTVAVFGSAPEPHTEDAPKQPESNYGKSKLAAERVYEPWVKKGDGRRALIIRPTVTFGPRNYANMYSLIRQVNSGKFVLVGDGSNIKSLSYVENIVDATIFLWMREEREPWGVYHFVDKPDLKSREISEQVYRSLGKNPPKFRIPLGLACLLALPFDIVIKLTGKNLPVSSARIKKLFAMQTKFEAQKILDAGYRPKVPLAGPDGGIDRMVKWYLAEGQHKKAVWHLPPPEVQKFSDAEPASASAPARGAVSAA
- a CDS encoding tetratricopeptide repeat protein: MKQTSSREQDSADADQPEFDFNKAALATWLLEEPATEEERRHGVTPDQLQRELEQAARQHQAGNLDIAMAGYQRVLGAQPNNADALHLAGMIDLARGRIQNAIARMESALAAAGPSAFPHYFSNLGNALREAGRYEESEGRYREAISKGGGSADVWNNLGITLLKRERFSDAVVAFAESVQLRPQHAGGLSNLATALAKVGAWPEALRYADAALALAPALRPALSTRAAALRATARLDEAVQAASQIAEQYPAESEAHAELGVALAMAGRHEQAVDAFRRALTHAPDSAPAHQNLGASLLRCNRFEQAEAELRRSTELDPTNAAAFRNLSVALVNLVRLDEAMLAAREAVRIAPDDALNHAGLGAAELIRDRLAEAEHAYRRALELDPTLADAWNGLGVAHEKSGDDAEALRCYTRATELEPDNAHSHVNRAIMLLLRGEMPEGWREYEWRLTWAERNGGGRKGDAPRWKVGEHLPDGTLPRVLIFCEQGLGDAVQFARFLPMVKKAASRVIVQCNAITAPLLRTAPGIDEVVLFDEALPPHDRSLALMSLPAELGTTIGTIPNRVPYFVVSAHKKQEWRSRLRESSGALKVALAWSGSPKNQNDANRSIPLSRLAPLSLVPNTRFYAVLKGSATSQIPEVLPWQVTDLSPFLHDLSDTAGALDEMDLLISVDTSVAHLGGALAKPVWLLAFYPPDFRWLKDRADSPWYPTMRIYRQRARWEWDPIIERVARDLEALVRARKT
- a CDS encoding NAD(P)H-dependent oxidoreductase, whose translation is MPRNIFVFCGNPVEGSLCAQFTEQYASGAKASGHACRVMSVGAMTFDPNLRHGYHKRLELEADLLAAQEAMRWADHLVFVYPTWWGSMPALMKGFIDRTFLPEFAFRYRKNSVFWDRLLAGRTARLIVTMDAPWWWDTIVNGATSRHTMAAPILKFSGVRPVRQTVFDQVRRSTPKKREQWMERVRRLGESAA